GCAGGCGCTGCAGCTCGGCGGTGAGGTGGATGCCGTTGGTGTGCTTCATGCCGATGTCCATCAGCACCAGGTCGGGTTGCAGCTCGGCCACCCGCAGCAGGGCTTCGTCGGCCTGGGCGGCTTCGCCGACCACCTCGAGGGCGGGCTGGCTGGCGAGCAGGGCGCGCACGCCCTCGCGCACCAGCGCATGGTCATCCACCAGCACGATGCGCATGGTTGCGGTCTCCTGATCCGGGGTGTTGGGCGTCGGCCGGGGTGCCGTTCTGGCGCTCGGCCGCCGCAAAGCGGCGGATGGCGGCGGTCGGCACCTGGGCGATGACGCGGGTCGAGCCGGGCTGCGATTGCACCGTGAGCTGGCCACCGATCGAGGCCATGCGCTCGCGCATGTTGCGCTGGCCGATGCCGCGGCGCGGATCGAGCTGCAGCGCCTGGGTGTCGTAGCCCACGCCGTCGTCCTGCACCGTCAGGCGCACGCCGGCGGGGCCGAAGATCAGCCGCAGGTCGACCCGGCTGGCACGGGCGTGGCGCTCGATGTTGGTCAGTGCCTCCTGCGTGATGCGGAACAGCACCGTCTTGATGTCTTCGGGCAGCGTCTGTTCGGGCCCGCGCAGGCGCATGAAAAACGCCAGTTCGGCGTGTTCGGCGAACTCCTCGCCCAGGTAGCGCAGCGCCGCGGGCAGGCCGAAGGTGTCGAGCACGGTGGGGCGCAGGCGGTGCGAGAGGGTGCGCACCTCGCTGAGCGCCTCGTCGATGCGCTCGCGCGCCTTGTCGAGCGTCGGTGGCGGGGCCTGCAGGTTGCGCTTGAGGTGGCCGATGGCGCTGTCCATCAGCAGCTTGATCGACACCAGCGTCTGGCCGGTGCCGTCGTGCAGTTCGCGCGACAGGTGGGCGCGTTCGTTCTCTTGCGACTGCACCACCTGGTGCGCCATCAGCTGCAGCTGGGCGTCGGCGGCGCGGTATTCGCTGAGGTTGAGCGCCAGCGCGCAGGCCGACAGCAGGCTGATGCCCAGCAGCGCGATGCCGGCGATCCAGGCCATGGTGGCCCAGATGTTGGCCTGGCCCTGGCGCTCGAGCTGGTCGAGCGTGACCTGGATGTCGTCGAGGTAGAGCCCGGTGCCCATCATCCAGCCCCAGCGCGGCAGGCCCACCACGTAGCCGAGCTTGGGCGCGACCTGGCGCATGCTGGGCTTGTTCCAGACGTAGCGGAAGAAACCCTGGCCCTCGCGCGCCTTGGCGATCAGCGCCTGCACGACCGGACGGCCGTCGCGGTCGCGCACGTCCCAGAGGTTGGTGCCGACCAGCTCGGGCTGCGGCGGCAGCACGATGCACAGGCCGTCGAAGTCGTAGGCGAAGAAATAGCCGTCGCCGGCACCGGAGCTGAGCGAGGCCAGGATGCGCGCGGCCTCCTGCTTGGCCGCCGCGTCGTCGCGGCCGGAGTCGTAGATCGGCCGCACCATGCTGAGCGCGAGGTCGACGTAGCCACGCAGCTCGGCCTCCTTGCTGGCCATGTAGGCCGATTCGACCAGCGCGCGCTCGCGCTGTGCCAGCTCCAGGGCCTGATGCCGCACGGCCAGCGCGATCAGCAGCAGCGACGCCACCAGCGGCAGCACCGCCAGCAGCAGGATCTTCTTGCGCAGGCGGCGCGGGCCGGTGGCGTCGGCGCCGGCTCCGGGCCGAAGCAGCGCGCTCAGATCCATCGCGTGGCGACAGGTTCAGCGCAGCGCGCTGGCGGCCACGAACAGCTTGGTCGAGCGCGCGCCGCTGCGGCAGAACGCCAGCACCGGGGTCGGCAACTCGGCCAGCAGGCGGGCGAAGGCGGCGATCTCGTCGGGGCTCTGGTAGCCGCCCGACACCGGCAGGTGGGCGTAGCGCAGGCCGGCCGCCAGCGCTGCGGCCTCGATGGCCGCGCTGGTGGGCTGGTCCGGGCCACCTTCGAAATCGGGCCGGTTGTTGACCACGCTGCGGAACCCGGCTGCAGCCACTGCGGCCATCGCGTCGGGCGTGAGTTGCGGGGCGACACAGACCTCGTCGGTCAGGCGCTGGACAGGCAGGGGGGCGTTCATCGTGGCGGGCTCGAAACGGTCGGGATGGGCGAGCTTAGCGCGGGATCAGGGCTGCAGCGCGCGCTTGACCGCGGCCGACACCAGGCCCATGTCGGCATTGCCGCTGAAGCGCTGCTTGGCCGCACCCATCACGCGGCCCATGTCGGCCGGCCCCTTGGCGCCGAGTTCGGCCACCATCGCGCGCACGGCGGCGTCGACCTCGTCGGCGCTCAGGCGGGCCGGCAGATAGCCTTCGAGCACCAGCAGCTCGGCGCTTTCCTTGGCCACCAGGTCGTCGCGGCCGGCCTGGGCGAACTGGCTGATCGAGTCCTTGCGCTGCTTGATCAGCTTGTCGACGATGGCGATCACCATCGCGTCGTCGAGCGTCACGCGCTCGTCGACTTCCTTCTGCTTGAGCGCCGACAGCAGCAGGCGGATCGTGCCCAGGCGCTCGGCCTCGCGGGCGCGCATGGCGGTCTTCATGTCTTCGGTGATGCGTTCTTTCAGGCTCATGGCAGCTTCCTCGCGGGGGATGGATCGGTTCCAGAAACAACAAAGCCCGTCACGGCGTCCCGTGCGGGCTAGGTAACACCGTCCAGGGCGCGGATCACGAAGGATCGGGCCCGGGCTCTGGCACTGGCGTCAGTACAGCTTCTTGGGCAGCTGCATCGAACGCACGCGCTTGTAGTGGCGCTTGACGGCGGCTGCCTTCTTGCGCTTGCGCTCTGCGGTGGGCTTCTCGTAGAACTCGCGTGCGCGCAGTTCGGTCAGCAGGCCCAGCTTTTCGATGGTGCGCTTGAAGCGGCGCAGGGCAACGTCAAACGGTTCGTTTTCCTTGACACGGATGGTCGTCATGAACTAAAGGATCCTTCGGTTATGCCCTCGGTGGCCGGTGGTGCGTTTCGGGGTTCCGCGCGGACTGGAACTTCGACCCCCGCAATCACCAACTCGAACAGGCTCATTGCAGCAAAGACCAAAATTATAGACCGAGTCGCAGTCCCTGCATATTCATTTGAGTAATGCGACCTTTGAAACCGCTTTGCAGCGAGGGAATCGGGAAGATATTCAAGCGGTCGCGCCCGCCATTTGCGGCTGCAGCGACTGCGCGCAGGCAAAGGCGCTCGACCAGGCCCACTGGAAGTTGTAGCCGCCCAGCCAGCCGGTCACGTCGACCGCTTCGCCGATGAAATAGAGCCCCGGCACGTGGCGGCTGGCGAGGGTCTGCGAGCTCAGGTCGCGGGTGTCGACGCCGCCGGCCATCACCTCGGCCTTTTTCCAGCCCTCGTCGCCGTTGGGCGTGATGGGCCAGGCCTGCAGACGCTGTGCGAGCTGTTGCAGGTCGCGATCGCGGCAGTCGGGCATCGGGCGGTGGGCGTCGAGGCCTGATCCGGCCAGGAAGGCATCGGCCAGGCGGGTGGGCAGATGCTGCGCCAGTTCGTTGCCGAGCTGCCGTTTCGACGTCAGCTTGGCCGCCAGCAGGGCGCCACCCAGATCGCCGCCGTGGGTCAGGTCGATGCTCAGCGCCTGGCCGGGGCGCCAGTAGCTCGAGATCTGCAGCACCGCCGGGCCGCTCAGGCCGCGGTGCGTGAACAGCAGATCCTCCTGGAACACCGTGCGCTGCTTGCCGCTGCCGGTGCTGATCTGCACCGGCAAGGCCAGGCCGGCGAGCGCCGCGTAGGGCGCCCAGGTCTGCGCGTCGAAGGTCAGCGGCACCAGCGCCGGACGCGGGGCGACGATGCGGTGGCCGCTGCGCTCGGCCAGCCGCAGGCCCCAGTCGGTGGCGCCGATCTTGGGGATCGGCAGGCCGCCGGTGGCGATGACGAGCTGGTGCGTGCGCACCGGCCCGGCGTCGGTGTCGAGTTCATGGCCGTCGGCAACATGGCGCACGGCCTGCACGCGGCACGGCTGGCGACGCACCACCGCGCCGGCTTCGCATTCGCGCAGCAGCATCGTGATGATGTCTTCGGCGCTGTGGTCGCAGAACAGCTGGCCGCGGTGCTTTTCGTGGAAGGCGATGCCGTGGCGGCGCACCAGCGCGATGAAGTCGGCGGCGCCGTAGCGCGCCAGCGCCGAGCGGCAGAAGTGCGGGTTGTCGGACAGGAAGTTGGCGGGCGCAGCCTCACGGTTGGTGAAGTTGCAGCGCCCGCCGCCGGAGATGCGGATCTTCTCGGCCAGCTTGGGGGCGTGGTCCAGCAGCAGCACGCGCAGGCCCCGCTGGCCGGCGACGCCCGCACAAAAAAGGCCGGCCGCACCTGCGCCGACCACCACCACGTCGAAATGTTCCATCGACAAATTATCGATGGCCGCGCGGGCAGGCCGGGCCCGGCCCGGCCCGGGGCGCCGTCAGACGCTCTGCCAGTCGAGGTTGCCGGTGGCGAAGATGCGCTTGAGTTCGCCCTGGCTGGCCAGTTCGTTCAGGCCGCCTTGCAGGGCGCGGGCCAGGTCGAGCGAGCCGCGCTTGACCGCCATGCCGACCGCCCAGCCGTCGCGCGGGGCGCGGGGCACCGGCAGCGGCGTGATGGCGAAGCGGCTGTCACCCTTGAGCGTCGACAGCAGCTCCGA
This portion of the Leptothrix cholodnii SP-6 genome encodes:
- a CDS encoding cache domain-containing protein gives rise to the protein MDLSALLRPGAGADATGPRRLRKKILLLAVLPLVASLLLIALAVRHQALELAQRERALVESAYMASKEAELRGYVDLALSMVRPIYDSGRDDAAAKQEAARILASLSSGAGDGYFFAYDFDGLCIVLPPQPELVGTNLWDVRDRDGRPVVQALIAKAREGQGFFRYVWNKPSMRQVAPKLGYVVGLPRWGWMMGTGLYLDDIQVTLDQLERQGQANIWATMAWIAGIALLGISLLSACALALNLSEYRAADAQLQLMAHQVVQSQENERAHLSRELHDGTGQTLVSIKLLMDSAIGHLKRNLQAPPPTLDKARERIDEALSEVRTLSHRLRPTVLDTFGLPAALRYLGEEFAEHAELAFFMRLRGPEQTLPEDIKTVLFRITQEALTNIERHARASRVDLRLIFGPAGVRLTVQDDGVGYDTQALQLDPRRGIGQRNMRERMASIGGQLTVQSQPGSTRVIAQVPTAAIRRFAAAERQNGTPADAQHPGSGDRNHAHRAGG
- a CDS encoding TIGR01244 family sulfur transferase; translation: MNAPLPVQRLTDEVCVAPQLTPDAMAAVAAAGFRSVVNNRPDFEGGPDQPTSAAIEAAALAAGLRYAHLPVSGGYQSPDEIAAFARLLAELPTPVLAFCRSGARSTKLFVAASALR
- a CDS encoding GatB/YqeY domain-containing protein, translated to MSLKERITEDMKTAMRAREAERLGTIRLLLSALKQKEVDERVTLDDAMVIAIVDKLIKQRKDSISQFAQAGRDDLVAKESAELLVLEGYLPARLSADEVDAAVRAMVAELGAKGPADMGRVMGAAKQRFSGNADMGLVSAAVKRALQP
- the rpsU gene encoding 30S ribosomal protein S21; translation: MTTIRVKENEPFDVALRRFKRTIEKLGLLTELRAREFYEKPTAERKRKKAAAVKRHYKRVRSMQLPKKLY
- a CDS encoding NAD(P)/FAD-dependent oxidoreductase, whose protein sequence is MEHFDVVVVGAGAAGLFCAGVAGQRGLRVLLLDHAPKLAEKIRISGGGRCNFTNREAAPANFLSDNPHFCRSALARYGAADFIALVRRHGIAFHEKHRGQLFCDHSAEDIITMLLRECEAGAVVRRQPCRVQAVRHVADGHELDTDAGPVRTHQLVIATGGLPIPKIGATDWGLRLAERSGHRIVAPRPALVPLTFDAQTWAPYAALAGLALPVQISTGSGKQRTVFQEDLLFTHRGLSGPAVLQISSYWRPGQALSIDLTHGGDLGGALLAAKLTSKRQLGNELAQHLPTRLADAFLAGSGLDAHRPMPDCRDRDLQQLAQRLQAWPITPNGDEGWKKAEVMAGGVDTRDLSSQTLASRHVPGLYFIGEAVDVTGWLGGYNFQWAWSSAFACAQSLQPQMAGATA